One window of the Tachypleus tridentatus isolate NWPU-2018 chromosome 10, ASM421037v1, whole genome shotgun sequence genome contains the following:
- the LOC143229224 gene encoding acyl-coenzyme A thioesterase 13-like, which produces MATVSKLRLLKDVLKALIDGPGFDKVVSTLNVVSCGGGKCLCEMKVEDNHQNRGGTLHGGMTATLVDVVSTLNLIGEKEMAGVSVDLNVTYLKGARVGDELQIESSLLRAGRSMAFLSVDIRNKETGLLIAQGRHTKHLGAGIIEKSTLSNPQG; this is translated from the exons ATGGCGACGGTTAGTAAGTTACGTCTGCTTAAAGATGTATTAAAGGCACTCATTGATGGACCAGGATTTGATAAAGTAGTCAGTACT ttGAATGTAGTTTCCTGTGGAGGGGGTAAATGTTTGTGTGAGATGAAGGTGGAGGATAATCATCAGAATCGAGGTGGTACTCTTCATGGTGGAATGACAGCAACTTTGGTTGATGTGGTGTCTACATTAAATCTAATTGGAGAGAAAGAAATGGCTGGAGTTAGTGTTGACTTGAATGTGAC CTACTTGAAAGGTGCCAGAGTTGGAGATGAGCTTCAGATTGAATCAAGCTTGCTGAGGGCAGGAAGGTCTATGGCTTTCCTCTCAGTGGACATTCGTAACAAGGAGACAGGACTCCTAATTGCTCAGGGTCGTCACACAAAACACTTGGGTGCTGGCATTATTGAGAAAAGCACTTTATCAAATCCTCAAGGATAA